From the genome of Methanosphaera cuniculi, one region includes:
- a CDS encoding metal-sensing transcriptional repressor: MKQCMDSDNLHRRLRKIEGQVAAIDRMIEEDIPCEDILMQVNAAKSALTKVSSIILEGHMNHCVKDAIDKGDSSEAIKDLSKIIDYYSRI, translated from the coding sequence GTGAAACAGTGTATGGATTCAGATAATTTACATAGACGTCTTAGAAAAATTGAAGGACAAGTTGCTGCTATTGATCGTATGATTGAAGAGGATATTCCTTGTGAAGATATTTTAATGCAAGTTAATGCTGCTAAATCTGCTCTTACTAAGGTTAGTAGTATTATTCTTGAAGGTCATATGAATCATTGTGTTAAAGATGCTATTGATAAAGGAGATAGTAGTGAAGCTATCAAGGATTTATCTAAAATAATTGATTATTATTCAAGAATTTAG
- a CDS encoding ribosome biogenesis/translation initiation ATPase RLI translates to MSRIAIIEKDKCQPQKCNYQCIEYCPGVRMQEDTIVVSEDDKKPVISEELCSGCGICTNRCVFNAISIINLPETLDEDPVHRFGQNSFELFGMPTINEGSVVGLLGPNGIGKSTILNILSGQIIPNFGHYDEEATWDNVIDHFKGSQLQNYFKKLSQNEIKLAYKPQMVDVLPKVVKGEVRPLLESVDERNKLDDVVEKLELSKIMDREVKNLSGGELQRISIAAAVLKDADFYYIDEPTSWLDVKQRLNTIEVIRDLASEKRNVLVIEHDLATLDAMSDYIHVMYGQEGGFGVVSKLRGVRVGINAYVNGFLNEENVRIRSQPIEFEIRPPNQLIESEIITQYTDFDKKYPSFEINVDAGEIPQSQVITAFGPNGIGKTTYAKMLAGITKPDSGEVEDEVEIAYKPQYINTDFQGSVQDFLYMNAQGYGTPLFNSDILKPFDLDKILDKHVAKLSGGELQRLATAATLSQDADIYLLDEPTAFLDVEQRLKVAKAIKHIITRDDKSAIIVDHDIVFIDYVSDRAMVFYGTPGEHGHATAPINLRDAMNKFLSDVEITFRRDKETNRPRVNKHDSFLDREQKEKGEYYYLEEEP, encoded by the coding sequence TTGAGTCGAATAGCAATAATAGAAAAAGATAAATGTCAACCACAAAAATGTAACTATCAATGTATCGAATACTGTCCGGGTGTAAGAATGCAGGAAGATACAATAGTTGTAAGTGAAGATGATAAAAAACCAGTAATATCAGAAGAACTATGTAGTGGTTGTGGAATATGTACCAACAGATGTGTATTTAATGCAATAAGCATAATAAACTTACCTGAAACACTTGATGAAGATCCAGTTCATCGTTTTGGACAAAATAGTTTTGAATTATTTGGTATGCCAACAATTAATGAAGGATCAGTTGTTGGATTACTTGGTCCTAATGGTATTGGAAAATCAACAATATTAAACATCTTATCAGGTCAAATTATACCAAACTTTGGACACTATGATGAAGAAGCAACATGGGATAATGTAATAGATCACTTTAAAGGATCACAACTACAAAACTACTTCAAAAAACTATCACAAAATGAAATAAAACTAGCATACAAACCTCAAATGGTAGATGTTCTACCAAAAGTTGTTAAAGGAGAAGTAAGACCACTACTTGAAAGTGTAGATGAAAGAAATAAACTTGATGATGTAGTTGAAAAACTAGAACTATCAAAGATTATGGATCGAGAAGTTAAAAACTTATCTGGTGGAGAACTTCAAAGAATATCAATAGCAGCAGCAGTACTAAAAGATGCTGACTTCTACTACATAGATGAACCAACATCATGGCTAGATGTAAAACAAAGACTAAATACAATAGAAGTAATACGAGATCTTGCTAGTGAAAAACGTAATGTACTTGTAATAGAACACGATCTTGCAACACTTGATGCTATGAGTGACTACATTCATGTAATGTATGGACAAGAAGGAGGATTTGGAGTAGTATCAAAACTTAGAGGTGTACGTGTAGGAATTAATGCATATGTAAATGGATTTTTAAATGAAGAAAATGTACGTATACGAAGTCAGCCAATAGAATTTGAAATAAGACCACCAAATCAATTAATTGAATCAGAAATAATAACTCAATACACAGACTTTGATAAGAAATATCCAAGCTTTGAGATAAATGTAGATGCTGGAGAAATACCACAAAGTCAAGTAATAACAGCATTTGGACCAAATGGTATAGGAAAAACAACATATGCTAAGATGCTTGCAGGAATTACAAAGCCAGATAGTGGAGAAGTTGAAGATGAAGTAGAAATAGCATATAAACCACAATACATAAACACAGACTTCCAAGGATCTGTACAAGATTTCTTATATATGAATGCACAAGGATATGGAACACCACTATTTAACTCAGATATACTAAAACCATTTGATCTTGATAAAATACTAGATAAACACGTAGCAAAACTATCAGGTGGGGAACTACAACGTCTAGCAACAGCAGCAACACTATCACAAGATGCTGACATCTACCTTCTTGATGAACCAACAGCATTCCTGGATGTTGAACAAAGATTAAAAGTTGCAAAAGCAATAAAACACATCATAACACGTGATGATAAATCAGCAATAATAGTAGATCACGATATTGTATTTATAGACTATGTATCAGATCGAGCAATGGTTTTCTATGGAACACCAGGAGAACATGGACATGCAACAGCACCAATAAACCTACGTGATGCAATGAACAAATTTTTATCTGATGTAGAAATAACATTCCGTCGTGATAAAGAAACAAACAGACCACGTGTAAATAAACATGATAGTTTCCTTGACCGGGAACAAAAAGAAAAAGGTGAATATTACTACCTAGAAGAAGAACCATAA
- a CDS encoding DEAD/DEAH box helicase has translation MNEAKNVEFMQNTMGRKLIYVFEKPNDEDFKGLVKIGDTSIDKPDSNLETNSPYLKKMAEERIREYEHSSKINILYATLAVDNNWTAFRDYQVHEVLVRSGYSKITMGRSTEWFKIDEETAIDAIDAVKKGEYRIHKKHVEELQQEILFRPEQEEAIEKTRKIFKFKKYGNEMLWYAKMRFGKTLCALEVIKREQVPKILIITHRPIVDDGWYDDYKKIFEIDPDNHYVYSSKNRGEKKEVVLNSSYDKPFIYFTSIQDLRGSNKVNQGKGFNKNDDVFNIDWDFVIIDEAHEGTQTQLAEAVKNEIIGKETKVLELSGTPFNILDKYDDEDKMFTWSYIDEQEAKQSWDKIHEGDSNPYGDMPQIQMYVYELTEMIKNNAFIDIENKSFNFAEFFRLNDNKEFIYEKEIKSFLDIITNINNNHEYTNMPFTSEYRDEIHHLYG, from the coding sequence ATGAATGAAGCTAAAAATGTTGAATTTATGCAGAATACTATGGGTAGAAAGCTCATATATGTTTTTGAAAAACCTAATGATGAAGATTTTAAAGGATTAGTAAAAATAGGAGATACAAGTATTGATAAACCTGATTCAAACTTAGAAACAAATAGTCCTTACTTAAAAAAAATGGCAGAAGAAAGAATCAGAGAATATGAACATTCATCTAAAATAAATATATTATATGCTACATTAGCAGTTGATAATAACTGGACAGCATTCAGAGATTACCAAGTACATGAAGTACTAGTAAGATCAGGATATTCTAAAATTACAATGGGACGTTCCACTGAATGGTTTAAAATAGATGAAGAAACAGCAATAGATGCAATAGATGCAGTTAAAAAAGGAGAATATAGAATACATAAAAAACATGTTGAGGAGTTACAACAAGAGATACTTTTTAGACCTGAACAAGAAGAAGCTATAGAAAAAACACGAAAAATATTCAAATTTAAAAAATATGGTAATGAGATGCTTTGGTATGCAAAGATGCGATTTGGAAAAACATTATGTGCATTAGAAGTAATTAAGCGAGAACAAGTCCCAAAAATACTAATAATTACCCATAGACCAATAGTAGATGATGGATGGTATGACGATTATAAAAAGATTTTTGAAATAGATCCTGATAATCATTATGTGTATAGTTCTAAAAATAGGGGTGAAAAAAAGGAAGTAGTACTAAATTCTTCATATGATAAGCCATTTATTTATTTTACTTCCATACAGGATCTTAGAGGATCTAATAAAGTAAACCAAGGTAAAGGATTTAATAAAAATGATGATGTATTTAATATTGATTGGGATTTTGTAATAATAGATGAAGCACACGAAGGGACACAAACACAACTAGCAGAAGCTGTAAAAAATGAAATTATAGGAAAAGAAACTAAAGTTTTAGAACTATCAGGAACTCCATTTAATATATTAGATAAATATGATGATGAAGACAAAATGTTTACTTGGAGTTATATTGACGAACAAGAAGCTAAACAATCATGGGATAAAATACATGAAGGGGACTCTAATCCATATGGTGACATGCCACAAATACAAATGTATGTCTATGAACTTACAGAAATGATAAAAAACAATGCTTTTATAGATATTGAAAATAAAAGCTTCAATTTTGCTGAATTCTTCAGATTAAATGATAATAAAGAATTCATATATGAAAAAGAAATTAAATCATTTCTAGATATTATAACAAATATTAATAACAATCATGAATATACTAATATGCCTTTTACAAGCGAATATCGTGATGAAATACATCATCTCTATGGATGA
- a CDS encoding glycosyltransferase family 39 protein translates to MHQYSVGVANWDTFLYLENGRNFAKMGWGDVPSIAPVLPMLIAKLFLLAGHTYVEAIFNIDVVFYIIGVIVFFLILRFKFDNNTSLIGSLIYATFTLLYSWVAVGGNDIIGVTGTLVTIYFIILACNYNSKFFYPAFFIAAYAFLSRYTAGIMIFAIITYLIMKKPNLKQLRDIIIGIIIGVVGILWFLDEFNKKLNTPFPFMGQFSGTVSNTKVIDAGFLPDSWYYITHIPNYLSSTIPPGCGFNAVINPMGNIPTILSDIYIILMMVGFILIFYNIFKKVKSSDIKFLTQKNSILIITTIIVFSACILTISNVSYITTNILFMVVLVELYYIFKKYDIKYLSYDFLMISLFFIYLIFQSVLYTKNDRYFITVLPFIAYFITNAIYYIFKYINHKISSIKNIKPTTIITAVVVIFLVFNSLSFAASIPDKSDYDDIKDACDWFNENYPDYNNKTLIYSDNWPAISWYLNIYAQRGVLEAGDNATDQLAYMMLADNKTHHAAHFYIDTKNNNKNNYTGFTKVYQTGGVTIYQNTYLQSHDYKDLQSDEYDKYYYELFNKTSVDV, encoded by the coding sequence ATGCACCAGTATTCGGTTGGTGTGGCTAATTGGGATACTTTTTTGTATCTTGAAAATGGTCGTAACTTTGCTAAAATGGGGTGGGGTGATGTTCCAAGTATTGCTCCGGTTCTTCCTATGTTAATTGCGAAGTTGTTTTTACTTGCTGGTCATACTTATGTTGAGGCAATTTTTAATATTGATGTTGTATTTTATATTATTGGTGTTATTGTATTTTTCTTAATTTTAAGATTTAAGTTTGATAATAATACATCCCTCATTGGAAGTCTTATTTATGCAACATTTACTTTACTTTATTCATGGGTGGCTGTTGGTGGAAATGATATTATTGGTGTTACAGGTACACTTGTTACGATATATTTCATAATACTTGCATGTAATTATAATAGTAAATTTTTCTATCCTGCATTCTTTATTGCAGCATATGCATTTTTATCACGTTATACTGCTGGTATAATGATTTTTGCTATTATAACATATTTGATTATGAAAAAGCCTAACTTAAAACAACTACGTGATATAATTATTGGAATTATCATAGGTGTTGTTGGTATTTTATGGTTTTTAGATGAATTTAATAAAAAACTTAATACGCCATTTCCATTTATGGGACAATTTAGTGGAACAGTATCTAATACTAAGGTTATAGATGCAGGATTTCTTCCTGATTCATGGTATTATATAACACATATTCCAAACTATCTATCAAGTACTATTCCACCAGGTTGTGGTTTTAATGCTGTTATTAATCCTATGGGAAATATTCCAACAATACTATCTGATATCTATATAATTCTTATGATGGTAGGTTTTATCTTAATATTTTATAATATATTTAAGAAGGTTAAATCATCTGATATTAAGTTTTTAACACAAAAAAATTCTATATTAATTATAACAACAATTATAGTCTTTAGTGCATGTATTTTAACAATATCAAATGTATCATATATTACAACAAACATTTTATTTATGGTAGTGTTAGTTGAACTTTACTATATATTTAAAAAATATGATATTAAGTACTTAAGTTATGATTTTCTAATGATTTCATTGTTTTTCATATATCTGATATTTCAGTCTGTGCTTTATACAAAAAATGATCGTTACTTTATAACAGTTCTACCATTTATTGCATATTTCATAACAAATGCCATCTATTATATTTTCAAGTATATAAATCATAAAATTTCAAGTATTAAAAATATTAAGCCTACTACAATAATTACAGCTGTAGTTGTTATATTTTTAGTATTTAATAGTTTATCTTTTGCAGCTTCAATTCCTGATAAAAGTGACTATGATGATATTAAGGATGCTTGTGATTGGTTTAATGAAAATTATCCAGATTATAATAATAAAACTCTTATATATTCTGATAATTGGCCTGCTATTTCATGGTATCTTAATATTTATGCACAACGTGGTGTTCTTGAAGCAGGTGATAATGCTACAGATCAACTTGCATATATGATGCTTGCAGATAATAAGACACATCATGCTGCACATTTTTATATTGATACAAAAAATAATAATAAAAATAACTATACAGGATTTACTAAAGTATATCAAACTGGTGGTGTTACAATTTATCAAAATACATACTTACAATCTCATGATTATAAGGATTTACAATCTGATGAATATGATAAATACTACTATGAACTGTTTAATAAAACAAGTGTGGATGTGTGA
- a CDS encoding glycosyltransferase family 39 protein — MLIYTSILVYNQSIIGVNYWDIFVYLQNAMLFAHMNIGSQLSVPPILSLIVSIPFTLGLVSELTLFIVSGIFFIFLIIGIYLLFNVRYDERLAFLGSLFFSMLSLVVTWAVSGSNDLPSLTFAVWSLLFTIYMIEYSRFNYIYLAFMCFVCAFFTRFTEGFVLIIILGYLIMNRDKFIKICTKVKLRNFIVFVCIIGSVICAVYLIKQGTIPFISQFLEVSKSSQVSSVNIGYELNPYYYLENIPQLLTTLNSSLTYDITLTSVFNKPTILSYIILALSGIGIVLMFYPLCKNVSKYSKSDKIVLLICMILFVLLIITYTHITYLVSELIFLVAVLLLYEKLPYKFKQLDILMLLWMGVFILMHSYHPVKVDRYIVATFIPIIYFMIKTITKIPHKNIKTPTIILLILLIILLPINASYMASLTHPNEHTTDEKNTANWLKEYDPNYMNENLASDRGVAFSWYLKKYTYTSIPRVLEANNQTIDEALESINSTYYIDSTSNLTDIKGYHIIYNSNNTQQEIKIYQKN, encoded by the coding sequence ATGCTAATTTATACATCTATTCTTGTGTATAATCAGAGTATTATTGGTGTTAATTACTGGGATATTTTTGTTTATCTTCAAAATGCAATGCTTTTTGCACATATGAATATTGGAAGTCAGCTTAGTGTTCCACCAATACTTTCTTTGATTGTATCAATTCCATTTACTTTGGGATTGGTTTCTGAGTTAACATTATTTATAGTATCAGGAATATTTTTTATATTTCTAATAATAGGTATTTATTTACTTTTTAATGTAAGATATGATGAACGATTAGCTTTTCTTGGTAGTTTGTTTTTTTCAATGCTATCATTAGTTGTAACATGGGCTGTTAGTGGATCTAATGATCTTCCTTCACTCACATTTGCTGTATGGTCGTTGTTATTTACAATTTACATGATTGAATATTCCAGGTTTAATTATATTTATTTGGCTTTCATGTGTTTTGTATGTGCATTTTTCACAAGATTTACAGAAGGATTTGTTCTTATTATAATACTTGGATATCTTATAATGAATAGGGATAAATTCATAAAAATTTGTACAAAAGTTAAGCTTCGAAATTTCATAGTATTTGTATGTATTATAGGATCAGTTATTTGTGCAGTTTATTTAATTAAACAGGGTACAATACCGTTTATTAGTCAGTTTTTAGAAGTTTCAAAAAGTAGTCAGGTATCAAGTGTTAATATTGGATATGAACTTAATCCATATTATTATCTTGAGAATATACCACAGCTTTTAACTACTTTAAATTCAAGTTTAACATATGATATTACGTTAACTTCTGTATTTAATAAACCTACAATACTTTCATATATAATACTAGCATTATCTGGTATTGGTATTGTTTTAATGTTTTATCCATTATGTAAAAATGTGTCAAAATATAGTAAGTCAGATAAGATTGTACTTCTAATTTGTATGATTTTATTTGTTTTACTCATAATTACATATACTCATATTACTTACTTAGTATCAGAATTAATATTTCTAGTAGCTGTGCTATTATTATATGAAAAGTTGCCATATAAATTTAAACAACTTGATATACTTATGCTTTTATGGATGGGTGTTTTCATTTTAATGCATTCCTATCATCCAGTAAAAGTTGACAGGTATATTGTAGCAACATTCATACCAATAATATACTTCATGATAAAAACAATAACAAAAATACCACACAAAAACATTAAAACACCAACAATAATACTACTCATACTACTAATAATACTATTACCAATAAATGCAAGCTACATGGCATCACTAACACACCCAAATGAACATACAACAGATGAAAAAAATACAGCAAACTGGCTAAAAGAATATGATCCAAACTACATGAATGAAAATCTTGCATCAGATCGAGGAGTAGCATTTAGCTGGTATCTTAAAAAATATACATATACAAGTATACCACGAGTACTAGAAGCTAATAATCAGACAATAGATGAGGCACTCGAGTCGATAAATTCCACATATTACATTGATTCAACAAGTAACCTAACAGATATAAAAGGATATCATATCATATATAATAGTAACAATACACAACAAGAAATAAAAATATACCAAAAAAATTAA
- a CDS encoding Eco57I restriction-modification methylase domain-containing protein, with protein sequence MMPNRPAAVELEKILKQHPIFKQYNIANLSKDGQTQDDLDKIKEAITDKPEESYSITLTVRKATVGTTIPEWGAILVLNNTDSATNYLQSIFRVQSPYLGKNGQKEKAYVFDFAPDRSLKMISQAVKLNTKKGTINSPQQKQEMKKLLNFLPIIGIDGNKMKEYNFERMMIQLKRLQAEKAVRSGFDDTSIYSDQLLKLTSTDINEFNDLRKILGQTKQGKKLNEVDINNQGMTDEEYSRAMKADKKPKKERTPEEQEALDKRQQLLKQRQTMISILRGMSIRIPLMIYGMDMEINDDVTIDNFTQIVDDVSWNEFMPKGVTKEKFNQFKKYYDAEIFIEAGKRIRRTAQTADALPIEERIDKITSMFQGFRNPDKETVLTPWRVVNMQLGESIGGYNFYNKTYQEKDPDNKIRYINKKQITDDVFKPNTKILEINSKTGLYPLYMAYTLYKKRKKQENPYVDSKDWNKKLWREILEKNIYVLNKTPMAKTITYRTLNGYEKNPKIENNLIYVDNLVDKVKNDLSSTAQEVLEKFGDKNMKFDIVVGNPPYQLNDNGKRENGTVNASASAIYPDFFRLAKKLSKNKINMIFPARWLSGAGKGIKSFNKEMINDTHIRSMTLFKNSNLVFPNTDIKGGVLYLTYDKKYDGEVDIMVLDDKHESKFRTKLNSANTGVFIPYGELISIYKKVSQKEKLDFNNIQNINSGRNPYGLTTNFFNDPSKYKLPDVSTERHSSNDIEIWIMYDKKRVIRYVPEDYPIPKIKVPIEKYKLFVPKAYGSGKFGESLSDFIIGRPGQICTETFLAFGPFETEYEVESFKKYYYTKFFRSLLGILKTTQDNVTVYDYIPIQDFTEKSDINWSNSISDIDKQLYEKYSLNEDEILFLEEKIEDKRLNK encoded by the coding sequence ATGATGCCAAATAGACCAGCAGCAGTAGAACTAGAAAAGATACTAAAACAACATCCTATATTTAAACAATACAATATAGCAAACTTATCTAAAGATGGACAAACACAAGATGATTTAGATAAGATAAAAGAAGCAATAACAGATAAGCCTGAAGAATCATATTCTATTACTCTAACTGTAAGAAAAGCAACTGTTGGAACAACAATACCTGAATGGGGAGCAATATTAGTACTAAATAATACAGATAGTGCAACTAACTATTTACAATCAATATTTAGGGTGCAATCACCATATCTTGGAAAAAATGGACAAAAAGAAAAAGCATATGTATTTGATTTTGCACCTGATCGATCACTAAAAATGATATCACAAGCAGTTAAACTAAACACAAAGAAAGGAACAATTAATAGTCCACAGCAAAAACAAGAAATGAAAAAGCTACTAAACTTCCTACCAATAATAGGTATTGATGGAAACAAAATGAAAGAATATAACTTTGAAAGAATGATGATACAACTCAAAAGATTACAAGCAGAAAAAGCAGTGAGAAGTGGATTCGATGATACATCAATATACAGTGATCAACTATTAAAACTAACAAGTACTGATATAAATGAATTTAATGATCTGAGGAAAATATTAGGACAAACAAAACAAGGAAAAAAATTAAATGAAGTAGATATAAACAATCAAGGGATGACAGATGAAGAATATTCCAGAGCAATGAAAGCTGATAAAAAACCTAAAAAAGAAAGAACACCAGAAGAACAAGAAGCACTGGATAAAAGACAACAACTACTAAAACAAAGACAAACCATGATTTCAATACTTAGGGGAATGTCAATCAGAATACCTTTAATGATTTATGGAATGGATATGGAAATAAATGATGATGTAACAATAGATAACTTCACACAAATAGTTGATGATGTATCATGGAATGAATTCATGCCAAAAGGAGTAACTAAAGAAAAATTTAATCAATTTAAAAAATATTATGATGCTGAAATATTTATAGAAGCTGGAAAACGAATTAGACGAACAGCACAAACAGCAGATGCATTACCAATAGAAGAACGAATAGATAAAATAACAAGTATGTTTCAAGGATTCAGAAATCCAGATAAAGAAACAGTATTAACACCATGGCGAGTTGTAAACATGCAACTTGGAGAATCTATAGGTGGGTATAATTTTTATAATAAAACTTATCAAGAGAAAGATCCTGATAACAAAATACGATATATAAATAAAAAACAAATAACTGATGACGTTTTCAAACCAAATACAAAAATATTGGAAATTAACTCAAAGACAGGATTATATCCACTATACATGGCATATACATTATATAAAAAACGTAAAAAACAAGAAAATCCTTATGTGGATAGTAAAGATTGGAACAAAAAATTATGGAGAGAAATACTGGAAAAAAATATCTATGTACTAAATAAAACTCCAATGGCGAAAACCATAACATACAGAACATTAAATGGATATGAAAAAAATCCAAAGATAGAAAACAATTTAATTTATGTAGATAATTTAGTAGATAAGGTAAAAAATGATTTAAGTTCAACAGCACAAGAAGTATTAGAAAAATTTGGAGATAAAAATATGAAATTTGATATAGTGGTAGGAAACCCACCTTACCAATTAAATGATAATGGAAAACGTGAAAATGGTACTGTTAATGCATCAGCATCTGCAATTTATCCTGATTTTTTCCGTTTAGCTAAAAAATTGTCAAAAAATAAAATAAACATGATTTTCCCAGCTAGATGGCTTAGTGGTGCTGGAAAAGGTATTAAATCGTTTAATAAAGAAATGATTAATGATACACATATTAGATCTATGACTTTATTTAAAAACTCAAATTTAGTATTCCCTAATACTGATATAAAAGGAGGAGTATTGTATTTAACATATGATAAAAAATATGATGGTGAAGTAGATATTATGGTTCTTGATGATAAACATGAATCTAAATTTAGAACAAAATTAAATTCAGCAAATACAGGTGTTTTTATACCTTATGGTGAATTAATAAGTATTTATAAAAAAGTATCTCAAAAAGAGAAACTTGATTTTAATAATATTCAAAATATTAATTCAGGACGTAATCCATATGGTTTGACAACTAATTTCTTTAATGATCCATCAAAGTATAAATTACCAGATGTTTCTACTGAAAGACATTCATCTAATGATATTGAAATATGGATTATGTATGATAAGAAAAGAGTAATAAGATATGTTCCTGAAGATTATCCAATACCTAAGATAAAAGTTCCAATTGAAAAATATAAATTATTTGTCCCAAAAGCTTATGGTTCTGGGAAATTTGGTGAGTCACTATCAGATTTTATTATTGGAAGACCTGGACAAATATGTACTGAGACATTTCTTGCATTTGGTCCTTTTGAAACTGAATATGAGGTAGAGTCATTTAAAAAATATTATTATACAAAGTTTTTTAGATCATTATTAGGAATATTAAAAACTACTCAAGATAACGTGACAGTATATGATTATATTCCGATTCAAGATTTCACAGAAAAATCAGATATAAATTGGTCAAATAGCATATCAGATATAGATAAACAACTGTATGAAAAATATTCTTTAAATGAGGATGAGATATTATTTTTAGAAGAAAAAATAGAAGACAAGAGATTGAATAAATAG
- a CDS encoding TIGR04083 family peptide-modifying radical SAM enzyme, with translation MHVMIIPTMGCPANCSYCWSSEETSHIMTQKTTDDIIEWLKDFQKEPTTFTFHGGEPLLAGYEFYKHILGRIDKELDFLYPAYAIQTNLWKMDDEIAELFKQYEIPIGSSLDGPRELNDIQRGINYYDNTMKGYQIARKHDLNVSFISTFTKNSIKQKEEIFEFFKQKGLNMKIHPALSSIKSHKSDNFAIDPEEYGNLMLYLLDEYLDVADIMELKNIDHLCKGVLRKKGCVCTYVDCMDSTFAIGPDGSIYPCYRFVDMPEFKIGDVADKPSYEELMNTKAELLLKEYKEYVDENCSDCKHIDYCRGGCPYNALVYGDGNMEVSCVDPHCEAYKMIFDKIDELMNQKLDFAFDELNDVIEKDFNFTLNVGFENKPEDSKKKFTVMDIALKP, from the coding sequence ATGCATGTAATGATAATACCAACAATGGGATGTCCTGCAAACTGCAGTTACTGTTGGAGTTCTGAGGAAACATCTCATATAATGACACAAAAAACAACTGATGACATAATAGAATGGCTAAAAGACTTCCAAAAAGAGCCAACAACATTCACATTCCATGGAGGAGAACCATTACTCGCAGGATATGAATTCTACAAACACATTCTAGGACGTATTGATAAAGAATTAGACTTTCTATATCCTGCATATGCAATACAAACCAACCTTTGGAAGATGGATGATGAAATTGCAGAACTATTTAAACAATATGAAATACCAATAGGAAGTAGTCTTGATGGACCACGAGAACTTAATGATATTCAACGTGGAATAAACTACTATGATAACACAATGAAAGGTTATCAAATAGCACGAAAACATGACTTAAATGTAAGTTTTATTAGTACATTTACAAAAAACTCAATAAAACAAAAAGAAGAAATCTTTGAATTCTTCAAACAAAAAGGCTTAAATATGAAAATACATCCAGCATTAAGTTCAATAAAAAGCCATAAAAGTGACAACTTTGCAATAGACCCAGAGGAATATGGAAATCTAATGCTATACTTACTTGATGAATACCTAGATGTAGCTGATATAATGGAACTTAAAAACATAGATCATCTATGTAAAGGAGTTTTACGTAAGAAAGGATGTGTATGTACATATGTAGATTGTATGGATTCAACATTTGCAATAGGACCTGATGGATCAATATATCCATGCTATCGTTTTGTTGACATGCCAGAATTTAAAATAGGTGATGTAGCAGATAAACCATCATATGAAGAACTTATGAATACAAAAGCTGAACTACTGCTTAAAGAATATAAAGAGTATGTAGATGAAAACTGTTCTGATTGTAAACATATTGACTACTGTCGTGGAGGTTGTCCATATAATGCACTTGTTTATGGTGATGGAAACATGGAAGTATCATGTGTAGATCCACATTGTGAAGCATATAAGATGATATTTGATAAAATAGATGAACTTATGAATCAGAAACTTGACTTTGCATTTGATGAACTTAATGATGTAATAGAAAAAGACTTTAATTTTACATTAAATGTAGGTTTTGAAAATAAACCTGAGGATTCTAAGAAGAAATTCACAGTAATGGATATAGCATTAAAACCATAA
- a CDS encoding histone family protein yields METLPIAPIGRILSNSGASRATKDAKIELSKCLTELGDEIAKESVEIAKYSGRKTVKASDIELALKLKF; encoded by the coding sequence ATGGAAACATTACCAATCGCACCTATTGGAAGAATTTTATCTAACTCTGGTGCATCAAGAGCAACAAAAGATGCAAAGATAGAATTATCTAAATGCTTAACTGAACTCGGAGATGAAATTGCTAAAGAATCAGTTGAAATAGCAAAATACTCAGGAAGAAAAACAGTAAAAGCATCAGATATCGAATTAGCTTTAAAACTTAAATTTTAA